One Takifugu flavidus isolate HTHZ2018 chromosome 3, ASM371156v2, whole genome shotgun sequence genomic window, TTTCTTCTCTCACTTCGTCCTCTTTAAAACTTCTTTCTGAAGAAATGTGGACCGAACACCACTCCAACCACGCAGGTGATCACAAACAGAACCCAGAAGGTGACCGCCAGCAGCTGCACATAAAACAGCTTCCTCGTGCTCTGCTGGATGGCCTCGTCCTCGCTTACCAGGCCCGACACCCTGCTCGGGTACATCTGCTGCACCCTCAGGCTCACGGTGGGCAGGATGATAAAGTGGGCATCCCTGTTGTCAGCCTCCAGGGACAGCACCACTCTCTGGGTGAACGTCGCCACGGTCCCGGGCAGGCAGAAGGCTACGTGGGGCAGCCTGGCCAGGATGCGGGAGTTGCAGGGTAAAGACAGGGCATCGTCACCAGCCTCCAGGGGGGTGAGGCAGCGGCAGAGGGGGCAGGGGATAGCTGGTGGGctgtggaggtgtgtggggTCAAAGGGTAAGAGCTGGATTCTCTGGAGGCATTCGGTGCAAAAAACATGGTGGCACCTGAGCATACGGGGACACTTATTGTAATGGTTGTACTCTTGGTAGCAGACGGGACATTCGACATCCACAGGCTCCTCAGGGGAGGTGCCGGAGCCCGGGACCCCAGCGtcgggaccctcctgctgacagACTTGGACGACGTCCCCGGTCATGATGGGGCCGTGCTTGGAGGCCAGCGATGCCAAACAATTCAGTGCAGACCTGGCAAGATAAAACAAGTTCAGCAGTCCTAAAGTCTAAAGTCCGACCCCTCTACCCCCACACAGCTTTGTTTTAAGAGGGGATTCCATCGAGCATGAGTCACAGCGTTTATCCATTTAACCGCACATCTTGCATGCAAATGACGGCCCCACTGAGGGGTTAGCTGGCACATCCAGGAGTTtaggaaaacaaacatgctgGGAAAGGAACAAGGAAGtctcaaagtgtgtgtgttcttgtatttgctacagAATGAGGACCAAAATCCTTCTTCtgccagcaaagtgaggacatttttggaaagcAGGGACGTTTTGGTTTGGGTTAGACAGCTGGGTAATGTAGTATGTGTGAGTGGGATGGCGATGCCATTCGATGTCATAAATGCTACCAGCTATCTAAAGCTTGCCTCTAAAGTGAAGTTAAACTAGATGTTGGCCTGTTTGTTTGTATTCTCAGAAGACATCATTAATTTCAATGAGTTTTTGTTGCTAAAATCAGAATTCTGCACGAAAACAGGTGGCGTCCCACAGGGATCATTGCTAAGCATTGACCCTCTGCTGACTTGGTGCACGGCAACGCATCGCCTGAAGCCAAACACACATTGACAGGACTGAATTCCTACGACAACGATAAAGATTCGAATTCCATCTAAAACCTCCGTATCGATAAACCGATCAATCGGATGGGCTGCTATGTCGGCCGTCTTGTTCTCATGTCGGCCCCAGAGCAAAAACTGGCACCGATCCATCGTTTCATGCAAGGAAGCAGATAAAAGAGCCACCTACCGCCGCTGCAGATGCCACCTTTGATCTGGACTCTTTGATGGCCACCTCTACTGACCTCGCTTCCTTCATCAGAGAGCGCGCTCCGGTTCTGCTGCTACGTGTCTGAGCTTGGCCTGCCGCTCACCTCCCCGCGTCCAACCTCCATCTCACCTGATTCGACCGGTTCTGCTGTgttgccgctgccgccgccgtctCCCGCGGGGCATCACGCTCAGCTGTAATTAAACCCCCGGTGATGCGAAGGCAACCAGGACACACAAGGCACAAAATGACAGATTAGCCTCCCGAGGGCGTCGAATGGTGTTATTATCTCACCACACCGACTGATTGTTTGGGCGAATGTGAAGAAGAGGCGAACATTAAGATCCCTTCTGTTTCAGGTGCACAGCACCAACTCCTCGCTGTTGACGATATGACGTTAATTATCATCTTACCAGGAAGATAATCTGCGCTTTCCCAAGTTTCAGAGGTGAAACCAGCACAACGGGGTCAGTGAACATCTCTGACCTCACCTCAGCTCACCTGTGTGTTGGCGCCATCGTGCTTGGtcgtttttcccttttttccccaataCTTTTGGGGGCTGGGGGCCCACAGAAGGCTGAAGCTGGAGATGAACGGGCCACATCTGCTTTACTGGAAATCATCACTGGGCGCTGGTGTCATACTGGTCAGTGAGAAGATCACCCAATCTAGCactgaaaaatgtgaaaactgctttttttctgATGATGTTTCAGAAGTAATAGATGGTTTTGTCTCGTCTTACAAGACAAACAGCTCCAGAAATTAGTTATTTTCACGTGGGATGTAAATAATTGCTAATTCACCCCAGGTTTGACAACAGAGCGTAACTTACTGTAAGACCAACACACCCATAGCAGGAAGGTCCTTCTTAACAAAGGGGTTTTACTGTCTGCACCAGCACAAATAGCACACGCCTGTGAATCTTGGCCCACATCTGAGTGGGAATGACCATAAAAGGGAAAAGTGGGCGGTTGTTTAGAGTAAAAACTCTGCAAGGGGGCTGtgacgccacacacacacacacaccacacacacacacacaacacacacacacacacacacacacacacacacacacagatacacacacatgaatTTAAGTTAGATTATAATCAATGGCGGGGCCAAATACCCACAGAACTCAACACGCTAATATCGTCTAATCTGTGAGTTAATCTGTTTATGAGTTTTTATTGAGATGTTGTTTTTGAACGAGCCGGCTCTTTGAACCGATCCAAGACAGGAACTGTGAATGATTTTCAAACAATCTTATTCATGACTTAAATTTtggcaaacaaaacaaaacaaaaaaaatagtgAATTTTTattctgaggtcaaaggtcaaggtctGGGCAACTTCAGAGGGGACAGTAGATCTGAACAGAACatctaaaaatacattttagggatcttttcctcatttctttaCACTAAAGTCAACAAATACCCGCACACCGGTGACACATTGTGTTGACATTTGTTCTCTAATATCCAGCACGAGCGATCTTAGACTTATTTCCCTGATTATCCCTTTGGAAAAGTGACGATTCCCACTTTGTTGAAGAGCAAATTGTGACGTCAGACCGCATTCTGTCCTTTGAGCCAAAGGATCGGCTCAGGAAAAGGATCGGGATTCCCAGGCGGTGTTGAGTTTCGTTACATCATTGTTATTTTAAACTTCGATGAGTCAGATTCTCATTGTTGGTTTTGATGTATTTTCCCGATCTGAGTCACGATGCAGTCTGTCCTCCACCCACACACGTCCTCCCTGCTCAGCTATAAGTCCAGACAGCTCAGCCGGGACTCTCCATTCGACCCAGACCCAAATCCACTGACATGTGTTCCGATCTTGAGTGCGGAGTTTGTTACCGGACCTTTAACGCGGGTCGGCGGTGTCCCCGGGAGCTCCGCTGCCACCACAGCTTCTGCGAgagctgcctgctgctcctgtcacGGACGCAGGGGTCCGAGGAGGGGCCCCGGTCCATCACCTGCCCGCTGTGCCGAAACACCACCTCCATATCCGCGGAGGCTCGGGTGAGAGCCGAGCTGCGGGTCGACGAGGCCGTCCTGGAGCGGCTGGTGGCAGCGGGAGTCCTCgaccgggaggaggaggaggcggaagaggaggaaatgaaggcggcggaggaggagcgggCGCGTCCAGATACTCCAGCCGAGGAGAGCGCGCCGTTCCCGGACAGCAGAGGAGCGCGGCTCCGCCGGTCCTGGAAAAAAGTCTGGCGGAAGATAAACGGGGACCAGGAAGGTACGTGTGAGAGTTTAAACGGAGGTCACTCATATATTTCAGCCGTTTATCTTTCAGTCAAGTTGGATATATTTACAAATTAGTTCATTATCCTGATGAATGAACTTCTAATTGTGATTATGTGTTAAAAGTTAAGCAAAACTTTATTTAACTTTTTAGACCTTTTTAGACCTGAACTTCTTGGTTCATTTATGTTGTGTGCCCTCCCGAAATAGTAGAGAAATCCAGTTTGGGCTGAAACTAAAATTTACGGCATCGCTATagcaacagtggaaaaacaaaacaccaactCTTTCCTGTCAGGACGTGCTAGATTGCGGCTCCTCCCTGGGGTTTATCCCAGAATATTTGTTAAGTGTACCACATTTCTTTCAAATAGGTTAGTTGAGTGGagtctttttgttctttttgcagACCCTCTCACCAGCACGGACCTCAGCACCCTCACCATGATGTCCTGCCTCAtgttctgagggttctggagcttcCCTACCCTGGATAATGTGATTCTATTTATATCATTGTTTCTGACGAGCACACAAAACACTGATGATGTAATGATGTAAAGCACAcaatatttattcttttatatttatgtattttgaaaaaaatcaaagaaaaaataaatgctttgaaGTACTTACTTCTATGGCTGAATTTATTCAATGAGTCActaaaaatgctgaaaactACAAGGTTCAAACGTGGTTCCGCCAGATTGTGaaggctgtttttaaaaggtTAGAAAGctgcctttcacacacacgcccagGAAGTGCCTCACCTGGGCTCAGGTGAAGAGCGTTGACTCCAATCAGCCTcccaacctgcagcagcagcagcagctccagcaaaATGTTGGACTACTCTCCCTTTTCAAGGTAAATCTCACCCTCTCGTACAAATTCAAACTGTTCCCCGTAGCTCCCTTCCAGCAGTGTCCTTGTGCTTCCCCGCAGGCCCTCGGCTGCGCTCGTCTGCGCAGCTGTGCTGTCGTTCACCTCGTGTTTGACTGCAAGAGGTGAGAACAAAGAGGCCGCGGCTTCACAGAGCTCATCTGACAGGAGGTTGAGGGCCAAAGTGCCGCTGAACGTCCATCACAAACCTAATGGACAAGCAGCTGCCTTTAGGGTCCTGGGCACgtcagatcaaagcaaaaacGCAGAGAAACGCATCAAAGAACATCCATCCAGTGAATGATGTCCTCCctatctccctctttctttccactCTGTCCCAGTGACTCATGATGTGTCCAATACGCCTCTGCACAGCCATCAACGTTCTCGTTTTACTGGTCACCAACGTTCATCAAGTCAAACTGGGACCTTTGGAGGAGCTCCAAGTCAGGAAATGTCAGCAACTGCCAACAATCCACCGGGCTTGAGTTACAATCGCAACTTTGCTGACGACAGAAAGTCTCGTGCTGGAGTGGCGGGAATGCGAGCGAGGCCAGCGGGCAGCATTCCCACGAGCCACTTCCAACAGAAAGGACGAGGCCACGACGGTCGTCACAGTGGAGGAAACTCTGGCGTAAAGGCAAGAGAAATCACGAGAAAGTCATCTTTCCAGgagtcctccaggctctggcaACCTTCTCAAGGCCCGGATGGCACCAGGAAACCCTATGGCAGCCGAGTTCAGAGCTATGCTAGCTATTTGGGGACTTTGCAGCAAATACCAGAACGCGATTATGGTGGTtataaagagaaaaacaagatggcCACGATGAGACCGTACGAAGGACTAAAAATAAGCCAGTTGTTGGTCTCTGGACGTCAGCCCGCACCACAAGTACCACCAATGGAAATCAATCAGATCTACTCAAGGAACAAGAAGATCCCGTGGGGACAGTCATATCTGTTCAACCAGCCTCAGAATTCCACTAAAACAGTTAAACCGGCCTCTTTTGCCATCATTTTCAGCAGAGACCAGCGGAGGGGCTCAGCAAAAACCCAAACGCCTGCGCATCCTGCCAAAGGTGCAGAGGCTGGATATGCTGCTAGCAGCCAGGAAGCTGCAGTAAACAGCCACGTTAGCGGGGGGGCGACACATGTTTCCAAACCCACACAAACCTCAAAAAGACTCTTTGGCTACAGAGGATTTGAGCATCTTACGCGTGGAGCCAACAAGGAGCCGTCTAAAGAGGACCCGGGACAGCGGGGTTTCGATAAAGGAAGGTTCACAATGTCAAACTTGTACCCAGCCTTGTTAGCAAAGTACAGGTTTagccaaagagaaaaacaggaaggtGCACAGAGGGATCCTTCCTTGACTGCTCAAAAACCATTCACTCCAGGATCAAAGGAGAGCCACCTACGGGTTCCTGGAAGTGTAAACGAAAGCAATCCGCACCAAAGACATTTCAACACCTACAGAATTTCCAGGCTCCAAGGATTTGACTCTTCAACACATGAGGGAGCCAAACCTTTGATTCACAAGTCAGATAAGCCAGTCAAAGTCCAGAGGGGTTTGGAGGGATTTTTCCAGACAAACTCGCACATCTGGGGACCGGAAAAGGGCCAGATTCACAGGTGGTACAAAGGAACAGGGGCAGGTGCCGGTGACGTCTCTGCGACAGGTGAGATTAGAAGAGAAGACCCAAAGGTGCCCTCAAAGACCAACGGAAGCACCGAGGCGGGGGAGGAATTTACCCTCGACAGATACAGGAAGAACCGCAAGATCTTCACCTTTTTGACACTTCACCTCAACCAAACCCACCAGGAGTTCAAAGAACAAAACCATCCCAGAATCTCCCCGTGTAATTTCGGAACAGCGGGAAACCAAACAGAGGTAGCAGCCAAGCCAGAACCACCCAGCAAATCCCATCAATCCACACGGACAGATGCCACAAACGCGGCCATTTCAAGGGCGCCTGCTCGGCCCGCCGGGCTGTGGTCCTTCAACTACACCGATGTTCTGGGAAAGGCTTCCTTTAGCGGCGTTGGAGTCACCGTTAAGATGCTAGCTGCTGAGGATGCTCCAGCTATGACCCTGCTGACAGAAACATGAGGCCACTGGACCGAAAACGGAGGCCTTCTGATCTCCTGGAGGTCAACGAACCACCAGgcaataaaaactatgaattaTGCAGAAGTTGTGTGATTTTTGGCTGTTTTCAGAAGAGACTGGCAAACTTATCCTGTTTTTATAAACCAAACAGCAATGCAAATGGACTAAATTTCCCTTAAAAGATTCTCACTTTGTTTATTCACTTTTTCGGGAAAGATCAGTATATTAGAGACAGATGTGCGTTAATGTTAAATCATAAGCTTAGCGCTCTAAATGCCGCAGCTGCTTTCTTTATCTGAAATGAGAGTAAACCAAAATGGATTCTGGGAAACGACGACAGATCTTTCCTTTCTGagtattttcttttcaaattaaatgaaGTCGATTTCCTGCGACTGCTTCGGTATAATTTCAAAATCGCGTCTGGCATTGGGaagcagatgaggagggaacgcaGGGAATGGTTTAAATCTGGACTGTGGATTATGTAATTACCACTGGCAACACGgcatttttattaaattacaTCCTTTAAGTAGCTCTCGTTGCCTTCTCTTTAACCTTAAGATGTGGAAAAAGCATTTCGAACATTTAGCTCAAAACAGGACATTTAAGCTCACATGAGCCTTTTTTCTTAGCTAAATTTAGCTAAATTGTATTCCCATTCCCTGTGTCCTCATTTTTCAGGcaagcagcagcttttccagcctgctgacacgaattttctgtctcctcttttaAAGAGGATTCCTGCATGTTGGGATTACAAAGAGTGGAAAAACCTCCCCCCCACATGGAAAAACCATTAATGACAGCGtaaaggaggaaatgaagaaaacaggTCATTATGCTGTTTTCACCCTATTCATTTAAACCAACTTCAAAACATTTTCTACTGGAATCCCTTCAAATTATGCTAATCCGTCCTGTCAATCAAATCGGGAGTTATTTATACGGCGACCCAAAAACAGTAGTTGCCAGGGAACCAGTAGATGGCGCTCGCGTGCTTTGTGTCCTTTCATCTGTTGTCCTCGCGTGGCGTCCTGGATAATGATGACTACGTATAAAGATGATTGATTTAAGGAATGGTCGCGACTTTAAAATCGAATAAATTAGCTTCGCTCTCACTAACCAAGTTTCTAAGAAGGTTTATGGATTATTTATGAGTTCAAATCAAAGTTTCTGTGTTGGATGCAAGTAAAAAGCATCCTCTAGCTTATAAAATGATTTTATACGCTACCCATTTTATAAATTAGCTTCAATATGAAACACACTGCTGTGCTAAAATGCTAACGACATCTTAGATGATCTGCCTTTAGAGAAGCATCAAAAGAATTAAGTTGCCCTATTTCACGTGAAATAACGAGCTTTTAGTCACATTCATCCTCGTTTTCCACCCAAACACCAGTTCAGAGCCGAAAGGGGCCCCGCGAAGGAGAAAAAGGGCGGGAAAGTTCCAGGGACCTGCCAGTCAACTTCCATCAAATTGCAGGTTGTGCTAATCGGGGCCGCCACCTCCGTCTCTCCGCTGTCACCACCAATCCCCGTGGAAAGTGAGGCCGGCGGCGTTCCCATAGAGCTCAGAGGTATTTAGGTGATGTTTGGAAGCTTCCGCGTGCCGACATGTCGAGGCGCTGGCCTGCCGGCTCCTTCAAAGTTCCCCTCTTTTTGTGCTGCCTTTTGTGTGGCTGAGTGTTcagtttcctgtgtgtgtgtgtgtgtgttgttcacTGGCAAAGCGATGCCCCCCcttcctgcactctgaggggaATTCTGTACCATGTGTCTGTGGTTTTCAGGGAGCTTTCaaggaaaaataaagcagaGGCCTCACggtcccccccctctcccccgtcACACCCCCCCTCACTCACCCACACCATTTTTTTTTCGTCCTCTCCGGCTCATCTCATATGCAGCCTTGGAGTAAAGGAAAATCTACAACTGTAGCAAACGTTCACTTAGAAGTGGAGAGAAAGGGTGAGACGgtgctgatgaggaggaggaggaggaggaggaggaggaggaggaggaagaaggggacGCGTTGGAGAAAGGCTTTTTGTTTGGCTTGAGTACACTGTGAAAAAGAGTgggtggtgaggaagaggaaagctGGAAATGAATTCATCGGCTGTCGCGTTCGCAGGTCGGGTTACGCCAACTGTCTGATGCACaattgtttcatttcctccGCTTTCATGCGGCTAAAATGCAAGATAACGTTCGAGCGTTCGATGCAAAAGTAAACCGGCGCGTACGCACGGAGCCAATACGGGAGGTTGCACGCTAACGTGCCACTTGCCTGAAAGAATGGTGGACCGCACCTTTAAAGCGCCATGAAATTTAAATCTGGAAAGTAACAATATGTCAGAGCTGTTGCTGACATCCCATGGATACGTGTGAGGGAAAGGAAGCACTTTGGCGCTACGGAATTCCGCCTACATCAACATTCCCACATCGGCTGTGGGAGCGAAGGCCATTTTCCGCATCGAGTAGccagggaacttcctgtcctgagCACTAAAGAGGAAGTTATACAGCACCAAAGACTTCCTGTACAGCTAACATCATGTAGCTACACAGATTGTGCACAGTAGAAGCGTTGATTTGTGACAAATACACCCAAA contains:
- the si:ch73-335l21.2 gene encoding RING finger domain-containing protein, whose protein sequence is MTGDVVQVCQQEGPDAGVPGSGTSPEEPVDVECPVCYQEYNHYNKCPRMLRCHHVFCTECLQRIQLLPFDPTHLHSPPAIPCPLCRCLTPLEAGDDALSLPCNSRILARLPHVAFCLPGTVATFTQRVVLSLEADNRDAHFIILPTVSLRVQQMYPSRVSGLVSEDEAIQQSTRKLFYVQLLAVTFWVLFVITCVVGVVFGPHFFRKKF
- the si:ch73-335l21.4 gene encoding E3 ubiquitin-protein ligase-like, with the protein product MCSDLECGVCYRTFNAGRRCPRELRCHHSFCESCLLLLSRTQGSEEGPRSITCPLCRNTTSISAEARVRAELRVDEAVLERLVAAGVLDREEEEAEEEEMKAAEEERARPDTPAEESAPFPDSRGARLRRSWKKVWRKINGDQEDPLTSTDLSTLTMMSCLMF
- the LOC130522027 gene encoding uncharacterized protein LOC130522027, which encodes MLDYSPFSRPSAALVCAAVLSFTSCLTARVTHDVSNTPLHSHQRSRFTGHQRSSSQTGTFGGAPSQEMSATANNPPGLSYNRNFADDRKSRAGVAGMRARPAGSIPTSHFQQKGRGHDGRHSGGNSGVKAREITRKSSFQESSRLWQPSQGPDGTRKPYGSRVQSYASYLGTLQQIPERDYGGYKEKNKMATMRPYEGLKISQLLVSGRQPAPQVPPMEINQIYSRNKKIPWGQSYLFNQPQNSTKTVKPASFAIIFSRDQRRGSAKTQTPAHPAKGAEAGYAASSQEAAVNSHVSGGATHVSKPTQTSKRLFGYRGFEHLTRGANKEPSKEDPGQRGFDKGRFTMSNLYPALLAKYRFSQREKQEGAQRDPSLTAQKPFTPGSKESHLRVPGSVNESNPHQRHFNTYRISRLQGFDSSTHEGAKPLIHKSDKPVKVQRGLEGFFQTNSHIWGPEKGQIHRWYKGTGAGAGDVSATGEIRREDPKVPSKTNGSTEAGEEFTLDRYRKNRKIFTFLTLHLNQTHQEFKEQNHPRISPCNFGTAGNQTEVAAKPEPPSKSHQSTRTDATNAAISRAPARPAGLWSFNYTDVLGKASFSGVGVTVKMLAAEDAPAMTLLTET